A genomic segment from Flavobacteriales bacterium encodes:
- a CDS encoding tetratricopeptide repeat protein, which yields MGLYAQDDLSLAQEMYENQDFEATIEYLHSFEIRHAADLLLEADAYHKLKSYEEAIETYDQVLAREEDNIYALMRRGAAYLELGDFSFALKDVRKALRLRPEHPEANFHMGNICYDQDDMKNASKYYRTALHHRPGYPQATYMLGAAKSNLGQFKDAEKAFDQVMEDFPDAVYNLAVVKLEAKNYSEALSLFDQAESKGISTPDLYFFRAESYFFMGDKREACIDYKRAAGLDDSEAAEIYDSYCMKSRKKPNRKKRETIHIEL from the coding sequence ATGGGCCTGTATGCTCAAGACGACTTATCTCTGGCTCAGGAGATGTATGAGAATCAGGACTTTGAGGCTACGATCGAGTACCTCCATTCCTTTGAGATACGACATGCCGCAGACCTTCTTCTGGAAGCGGATGCCTATCATAAGCTCAAGAGCTATGAAGAAGCCATAGAGACCTATGATCAGGTGCTGGCCAGAGAAGAGGATAATATCTACGCCCTGATGCGCAGAGGTGCCGCCTATTTAGAACTCGGGGACTTCAGCTTTGCGCTCAAAGACGTACGCAAAGCATTGCGACTGCGACCTGAACACCCAGAGGCCAATTTCCATATGGGGAACATCTGCTATGATCAGGATGACATGAAGAATGCTTCCAAGTACTATAGAACGGCCTTACACCATAGACCTGGATATCCACAGGCCACATACATGCTGGGTGCAGCGAAGAGTAATCTGGGTCAATTCAAGGATGCAGAAAAAGCCTTTGACCAAGTGATGGAAGATTTTCCGGATGCTGTATACAATCTGGCCGTGGTGAAGTTGGAAGCCAAAAACTATTCCGAGGCATTGTCGCTCTTCGATCAAGCAGAATCCAAGGGAATCTCTACGCCTGATCTTTATTTCTTCCGAGCTGAGTCTTATTTCTTCATGGGAGATAAGCGAGAAGCCTGCATCGACTATAAGCGAGCCGCAGGATTGGATGATTCAGAAGCAGCAGAGATCTATGATTCTTATTGCATGAAGAGTCGTAAGAAACCCAATCGTAAGAAGCGGGAGACTATTCACATTGAGCTCTGA
- a CDS encoding acyl-CoA desaturase, with protein sequence MLAIYLVPFILMLNGTITSIWAVLLAWGVMGLGMSGIGMSVMHDANHGSYSKNKRVNQFIGYIMNMIGGHDKMWRLKHNVLHHTYTNIDGADEDIEMGSLFRFSPNQERQGMHRYQHIYAWPLYSLMSLLFATYADFSRLVRYKKKGVIRSESEFKKLLWDVSLWKVAYYMVFMVLPMLIAPISPWLIVLGFLIMHLVCGFLLSAIFQAAHVMPECEFPEPDEKGRIDAAWAVHQLRTTTNFAPKSRLFSWFIGGLNYQVEHHLFSNICHIHYPNLSKIVRRTAEEYGIPYKVEGNFVQALRSHGRLLRNLGKSDQLVYS encoded by the coding sequence ATGTTGGCCATCTATCTGGTGCCATTCATTCTGATGCTCAATGGGACCATCACATCTATCTGGGCGGTACTGCTCGCTTGGGGGGTCATGGGCCTGGGGATGTCCGGGATCGGTATGAGTGTGATGCATGACGCCAATCATGGCAGTTATTCCAAGAATAAGCGCGTCAATCAGTTCATCGGCTATATCATGAATATGATCGGTGGTCACGATAAGATGTGGAGATTGAAGCACAATGTGCTTCATCATACCTATACGAATATCGATGGAGCCGATGAGGACATAGAGATGGGATCTCTTTTCCGTTTCTCACCCAATCAAGAGCGCCAAGGGATGCACCGGTACCAGCATATTTACGCGTGGCCCCTTTATTCATTGATGTCTTTGCTCTTCGCTACCTATGCTGATTTCTCCAGATTGGTGCGCTACAAGAAGAAAGGTGTGATCCGTTCTGAAAGCGAATTCAAGAAGTTGCTCTGGGATGTGTCGCTTTGGAAAGTGGCCTACTACATGGTCTTCATGGTATTGCCAATGCTCATCGCTCCGATAAGTCCTTGGCTTATCGTTCTGGGCTTCCTGATCATGCACCTGGTGTGTGGATTCCTTCTCTCAGCGATATTTCAAGCTGCTCACGTGATGCCTGAGTGCGAATTCCCTGAGCCTGATGAGAAGGGTAGGATAGATGCTGCCTGGGCTGTGCATCAGTTGAGGACCACTACGAATTTCGCCCCGAAGAGTAGACTGTTCTCCTGGTTCATCGGAGGCTTGAACTATCAAGTGGAGCACCACCTCTTTTCCAATATCTGTCACATACATTACCCGAATCTCTCAAAGATCGTACGCAGAACAGCAGAAGAGTACGGCATACCCTATAAGGTAGAAGGGAACTTCGTGCAGGCTTTGAGGAGTCATGGTAGACTCCTGAGGAATCTTGGGAAGAGCGATCAGCTGGTCTACTCCTGA